Proteins encoded by one window of Pseudomonas tructae:
- the aceF gene encoding dihydrolipoyllysine-residue acetyltransferase, whose protein sequence is MSELIRVPDIGSGEGEVIELFVKVGDRIEADQSILTLESDKASMEIPAPKAGVVKSLKVKLGDRLKEGDELLELEVEGAAAAAPAAAAPAAAPAAAQKPAAVAEAPAAAAAAPAAATVQDIHVPDIGSSGKAKIIELLVKVGDSVEADQSLITLESDKASMEIPSPAAGVVESIGVKLEDEVGTGDFILKLKVQGAAAPAPAPAAAAPAAKAEAAPAAAAPAPAAKAEVAPAPAAPAANGAKVHAGPAVRQLAREFGVELSAVAASGPHGRVLKEDVQVYVKAMMQKAKQAPAAGATGGAGIPPIPEVDFSRFGEIEEVPMTRLMQVGATNLHRSWLNVPHVTQFDSADITELEAFRVAQKAVAEKAGVKLTVLPLLLKACAHLLKELPDFNSSLAPSGKAIIRKKYVNIGFAVDTPDGLLVPVIKNVDQKSLLQLAGEAAALAEKARTKKLSADDMQGACFTISSLGHIGGTGFTPIVNAPEVAILGVSKATIQPVWDGKAFQPKLMLPLSLSYDHRVINGAAAARFTKRLGDLLTDIRTMLL, encoded by the coding sequence GTGAGCGAACTCATTCGCGTACCTGACATCGGCAGCGGTGAAGGTGAAGTCATCGAGCTGTTCGTCAAAGTTGGCGACCGTATCGAAGCCGACCAGAGCATCCTGACCCTGGAATCGGACAAGGCGAGCATGGAAATCCCTGCTCCCAAGGCCGGTGTGGTCAAGAGCCTGAAGGTCAAGCTGGGCGACCGCCTGAAAGAAGGCGACGAACTGCTGGAGCTGGAAGTCGAGGGCGCCGCTGCTGCGGCCCCTGCGGCTGCCGCGCCTGCCGCAGCGCCTGCTGCTGCCCAGAAGCCTGCTGCGGTTGCCGAGGCCCCAGCGGCAGCGGCCGCTGCACCGGCGGCTGCCACTGTCCAGGACATTCATGTTCCGGACATCGGCTCCTCGGGCAAGGCCAAGATCATCGAACTGCTGGTCAAGGTTGGCGACAGCGTCGAAGCCGACCAGTCGCTGATCACCCTGGAATCGGACAAAGCCTCGATGGAAATCCCGTCGCCGGCTGCAGGCGTTGTGGAAAGCATCGGCGTCAAGCTCGAAGACGAAGTCGGCACTGGCGACTTCATCCTCAAGCTCAAGGTCCAGGGCGCCGCCGCCCCGGCACCTGCACCTGCCGCTGCAGCGCCCGCTGCCAAGGCTGAAGCCGCACCTGCTGCTGCCGCACCTGCTCCGGCTGCCAAAGCCGAAGTTGCGCCAGCGCCTGCCGCTCCTGCGGCAAACGGTGCCAAGGTTCATGCAGGCCCTGCCGTGCGTCAGCTGGCCCGCGAGTTCGGCGTCGAGCTGAGCGCCGTTGCTGCCAGCGGCCCGCATGGTCGTGTGCTCAAGGAAGACGTACAGGTTTACGTCAAAGCCATGATGCAGAAGGCCAAGCAAGCGCCAGCCGCCGGTGCAACCGGTGGTGCCGGCATCCCGCCGATCCCGGAAGTCGATTTCAGCCGTTTCGGCGAAATCGAAGAAGTGCCGATGACCCGTCTGATGCAAGTTGGTGCCACCAACCTGCACCGCAGCTGGCTGAACGTGCCACACGTGACCCAGTTCGACAGCGCCGACATCACCGAGCTCGAAGCTTTCCGCGTGGCCCAGAAGGCCGTGGCCGAGAAGGCTGGCGTCAAGCTGACCGTGCTGCCACTGCTGCTCAAGGCCTGCGCCCACCTGCTCAAGGAACTGCCGGACTTCAACAGTTCGCTGGCACCCAGCGGCAAGGCGATCATCCGCAAGAAGTACGTCAACATCGGCTTCGCGGTTGATACCCCGGACGGCCTGCTGGTCCCTGTGATCAAGAACGTCGACCAGAAGAGCCTGCTGCAACTGGCTGGCGAAGCTGCGGCCCTGGCAGAAAAAGCCCGGACCAAGAAGCTTTCGGCCGACGACATGCAAGGCGCTTGCTTCACCATCTCCAGCCTCGGCCACATTGGCGGCACCGGCTTCACGCCGATCGTCAACGCGCCGGAAGTGGCGATCCTCGGTGTCTCCAAGGCGACCATCCAGCCAGTCTGGGACGGTAAAGCCTTCCAGCCCAAGCTGAT